A segment of the Agromyces sp. H17E-10 genome:
GTCGATGCCTTCGCCGGGCACGAGGTTCATCGCCTCGACCATGTTCGCCTGATCGGTCTGGCCGGCGGCGTTCAGCTGGTCGACGACCTGCTGCTTGGTCACGCCGGGCGGCATCTGCGCCGAGATGAAGCCCTCGAAGATGAGGTTCGTCGCCTCGGCGAGCACCTTCGGCGCCCACACGGTCATCACGACGCCGATGGCGCCGAGGACCGAGGCCACCGTGAAGCCGAACGCGTGCGGCTTGAGGAGGCCCAGGAGCCGGCCGAACGACTTGCGGAAGTTCGCGGCCTTGCCCGGTGCGACGCCGCCGCTCCAGTCGTCGGCATTGAGGCGGGCCTGCTCGGCCTGCTCGAGTTCGAGCTTCTCTTCTTCGGTCAGCACCGGCTCGGCGACCTTGGAGTTCTTGTCGGTCATCGTGCGGCCTCCACTCCGAGCTGGGATTCGACGATCTCGCGGTAGGTCTGGCACGTCTCGAGCAGCTGCTCGTGCGTGCCGATGCCCACGGCGACGCCATCGTCGAGCACGACGATGCGGTCGGCGTCGGTGATCGTCGACACGCGCTGCGCGACGACGACCTTGGTCACGTTGGGCAACTCGCGCCACAGGGCCTGCCTGAGCCTCGCGTCGGTCGTCAGGTCGAGCGCCGAGAACGAGTCGTCGAACACGAGGATGTCGGGCTGGTGCACGATCGCGCGCGCGATCGCGAGGCGCTGGCGCTGGCCGCCCGAGACGTTGGTGCCGCCCTGGGAGATCTTCGCCTCGAGCTGCCCCTCCATCTCTTCGACGAAGTCGCGACCCTGTGCGATCTCGAGTGCGTGCCACAGTTCTTCGTCGGTGGCGTCTTCGCGCCCGAAGCGCAGGTTCGACGCGACCGTGCCGGTGAAGAGGAACGGCCGCTGCGGCACGAGGCCGATGCTCTTCCACAGGAGGTCGAGATCGGCTTCGCGAACGTCGACGCCGTTCACGAGCACGGCGCCCTCGGTCGTGTCGAACAGGCGCGGCAGCAGCGACACGAGCGTCGTCTTGCCGGCGCCGGTCGAGCCGACGATCGCGAGCGTCTCGCCGGGCTCGGCCTTGACCGTGATGCCGCTGAGCACGGGGTGCTCGGCGCCCGGGTAGGTGAAGCCCGTGCCGCGGAACTCGACGGTGCCCGGGGTCGGGAACGTCGAGACCGGGTTCGCCGGGCGCTCGAGCGTCGACTTCACGTCGAGCACGGCGCCGATGCGCTCGGCCGACACGGCGGCGCGCGGGATCATGATCGTGATGAAGCTCGCCATCATGACGCCCATCAGGATGAGCATGACGTACTGCATGAAGGCGAAGAGCACGCCGATCTCGGTGTTGCCGTCGTCGACCTCGATCGCGCCGAACCAGATCACGCCGACGAGCGTGACGTTGAGCACAAGCATGACGAGCGGGAACATGAGCACGAAGAGCGATCCGACCTTGCGGCCGACGACCATGATGTCGGTGTTCGCCTCGCGGAACCGCGCCTCCTCGATGTCTTCGCGCACGAACGCGCGCACGACGCGGATGCCCGTGAGCTGCTCGCGCATGATGCGGTTCACGCCGTCGAGCTTCTGCTGGTACGAGCGGAACAGCGGCACCATGCGCCAGATGATGAGGCCGGCGACGATGAGCAGCGTCGGCACCGCGACCGCGATGATCCAGCTGAGCCCGACGTCGACCGACAGGGCCTTGTAGATGCCGTAGAACGCCATGATCGGGGCGGCGACGAGGAACGTCGAGCCCATCATCGCGAGCATCTGCACCTGCTGCACGTCGTTCGTGTTGCGCGTGATGAGCGATCCCGGCCCGAACGTCGAGACCTCGCGCTCGGAGAAGCCCGACACGCGCTCGAACACGTCGTCGCGGATGTCACGGCCGAGCTTCATCGCGGCCATCGCGGCGAACCACGTCGCCACGAGCTGCGTGACGATCTGCAGCAGCGACATGGCGAGCATGACGGCGCCCGACTGCCAGATGACCTCGGTGTCGCCCTTGGCGACGCCGTCGTCGATGATCTGCGCGTTGAGCGTCGGCAGCTGGAAGTTGGCGTAGGCGGCGACGATCTGGAAGGCCAGCACGCCGAGTAGGAGAGGCCAATAGGGCCTCAGGTATCTGAACAGGAGTCTTCCGAGCATGTGATCTCCAGGAATCGCGAACGGCGTTGGCCTCGGTCATGACGGGTGCGTGCGCGCACGACCGCGGGCAGGGATGTTGACCCATGTGCCCGGCAGCATCGTCGCACCCCCGTCCGACAATGCAGCGTTACAGCAAAACACGCGCCCACCCGGGACGCAAGCGGACCGGGGCATCCGACCCACTCCGTTCACCGAGGGCGAAATCCGACGCGACCTGCGGGTCTGTCGGCGGGTCGAGGAGGAGCGCAGCGACGTGGACCGAGCGGGTTGAGGAGGAGCGCAGCGACGTCTCGAAACCCCGCGCCCGACCGACGAGAATGACCGTGGAGGTCGACGATGACACTGACGCACGAGGTGCAGAACCAGGTTCCGCCGCGCACCGGGGTCGACGAGTACGCGGCGAACGCGCCCCTCGTCGAGGCCGTCGAGATCTGGGGGCGGGATGCCGCGGCCGGCGCCGCACGCGCGCCCGAAGCATCCGCACCCGATCTCTCGGCCATCGGCCGTCTCGTCGGCTCGGAACCATTCCAGCGCGACGCGGAGCGCGCGAACACGCACCCGCCCGTGCTGCACACGCACGACCGCTGGGGCCGCCGCATCGACGAGGTCGAGTACGACGACGCCTACCACCGCGTCATCGGGGCGGCCGTCGCCGCGGGCGCGCACACGGGCGCCGCCGTGGAGCCGGGCCCGGGGGCGAACGTCGACCGTGCGGCGGCGTTCCTCTTGTTCGCGCAGGTCGAGCCGGGCCACGCCTGCCCGGTCTCGATGACCCACGCGGCGGTGCCGACGCTCGAGCTCGCGGCATCCGGCCTTCGAGACGACTGGATGCCGCGCCTCCTGAGCCGCGCGTACGACCCGGCCCTCGGCGGGTCCGGCGCGCCGAAGGCGTCGGCCCTCATGGGCATGGCGATGACCGAGAAGCAGGGCGGCTCCGACGTGCGCGCCAACACGACCCGTGCCGAGCGACGCCCGGGCGGCGGGCTCGCGCCGGAGTGGGGAGCCGAGTACGCGCTCACCGGGCACAAGTGGTTCTGCAGCGCACCGATGAGCGACGCGTTCTTCGTGCTCGCGCAGGCGCCGCACGGGCTCAGCTGCTTCTTCGTGCCGCGCGTGCTCCCTGACGGGTCGCGCAACGTGTTCCGCATCCAGCGTCTGAAGGACAAGCTCGGCAACCGGTCGAACGCGTCGAGCGAGATCGAGCTCGACGGCACGACGGGGTGGCTCGTCGGCGACGAAGGACGCGGGGTCGCCACGATCGTGCAGATGGTCACGCGCACCCGCCTCGACTGCGTCATCGGCACAGCGGCCGGGATGCGGCAGGTCGTCGCCGAGGCTGCCTGGCACGTGCGGCACCGCAGGGCGTTCGGGTCGCTGCTCGTCGACCAGCCCGCGATGGCGGCGGTGCTCGCCGACCTGGCGATCGAGTCGGAGGCGGCCACGTGGACGGCGATGCGGCTCGCGCGGGCGTTCGATTCCGACGCGGATGCCGCGGCCCAGGGTTTCCGCCGGCTCGCGACGGCCGTGGCGAAGTACCAGGTGTGCAAGCGGGGTGCGGGTCACGCGGCCGAGGCGCTCGAGTGCCTCGGCGGCAACGGGTACACCGAGGCGTTCCCGCTCGCGCGGCGGTATCGGGAGCAGCCGCTGCTCGCGATCTGGGAGGGGTCGGGCAACGTGATCGCGCTCGACGTGCTGCGGGTGCTCGCCCGTGAGCCCGAGGCGTTCGAGGCGTTCTTCGCCGAGGTCGGGCAGGCGGCGGGAGCGTCACGCGTGTTCGACGACGCGTTCGCCTCGTCGCAGGAACTCGCACGCTCGATCGCCGCATCGCTCGCCGCTGACGGGGGAGCGGGTCCGGGCGCGGGCGCGGGTCTGGCTGCGCTGCGGGCGCGGGAGCTCACGGAGCGCCTCGCCCTCGTGCTGCAGGCCTCGCTGCTCGTGCGCTTCGCGCCCGAGCCGGTGGCCGACGTGTTCGTGCGAACGCGCCTCGGCGGCGAGGGCGGCATGCAGTACGGCGTGCTCCCCGCCGACGTCGACCTCGCGGCGCTCGTCGCCCGCGCCTGAGGGCGGTGATCGCGTCGTCGGTCGAGTAGCGCGCGACGAAGGAGCACGCGTATCGAGACCACCCCGCGCACACCTCCGCTGGTTGACGAGCGCCGACGCGAAGCGGCGACGCGTCTCGAAACCCCAACGACCGGCTCGAGCGGCGGGGGCGGCGCCGGCCCCGCGGCATCCGCCTCAGATCGGCCGGTAGTACGCGACGATCACGCCCTTCGGGGTGGTCACGCTGCGGGTGAGTTCGAGCCGTTGATACGTGCGCCCGAACAGGCGTGTGCCGGTGCCGAGCACGAGCGGATGCATGATCAGCACGTACTCGTCGATGAGGTGGGCGGCGGCGAGCGAACGCACGAGGTCGCCGCTGCCGAGGATTCCGAGGTCGTCGCCGTCGGTCTGCTTGAGCTCGGCGACCGTGTCGGCGGCGTTGCCCGCGAGCAGCATCGAGTTCTGCCACGGGAGGTCGAGGTTCGGGTTGCGTGACACGACGAACTTGTCGGCCGCGTCGAGGAATGTCGTAAACGGGTTTCCGTCGGTCTGGTGCGGCCAGAACGCGGCCATCGTCTCGTAGGTACGACGCCCGAACAGCATCGCGCCCCCTTCGCCCATGCCGGCCGACATCTCGGAGGCGAGCACATCGTCGCTGTCGGGGACGGCCCATCCGCCGTACGGGAAGTGGCCGCGGAGGTCCTCCTCGGGACTCGCCGGCGCCTGCATCACGCCGTCGAGCGAGACGTGGTTGGTGACGGTGATCCGGCGCATGCCTTCATCTTGCGCTCGTCGCAGGGGTGCCGCCAGCGGTTGATTCGGCTCCGTCGGTCGAGTAGCGGCTCGGTGTCGTCGGTCGAGTGGCGTGCGGTTCTCGTCGGCCGGGCAGCGCTGCCGGAGGTGACGCGTATCGAGACCCGGTGTCGTCGGTCGAGTAGCGCCGCCGGAGGCGACGCGTATCGAGACCACGGACCGGATGTTCCCTCCCCGGAATCGCGCCACGACTCTGCTTCACCACCGGTTCTCGACGGGCAACACCCCGGCCCTGCGCCTGTGGATAACCGACTCGCGCCCGTTTCCGCCTCGCCTAGGGTGGTCGCCATGTCGTTCTCACGCCCGCGGGTTTCCGCGCTCGCCGCAGCCGGTCTCGCCGGCGTGCTGGTGCTCGCGCTGAGTGCGTGCACGCCCGAGCCCGAGCCGAAGCCCACGCCGACCGCGACCGCGAGCGCCGCCCCGATCTTCGCCTCCGACGAGGAAGCGCTCGCGGCGGCGGTGGAGGCGTATGAGGCGTACGAGCGAGTTTCGTATGAAATTGCAGCTGATGGCGGGAACGATGCGGCCCGAATCGCAACAGTGACAACGTCACGCTACGCGGCAGAACTTGAGGACGAGTTCGCGCAGTACACCGACGCCGGCATTCGTGCACAAGGCGATGTTGATCTCGACTCCTTCGAACTTGTGAAACATAGAGAGACTGCTGACGGCGTTGAGATCTCGATCTATGTGTGTCGAGACGTCTCGGGCGTGCGCGTCTTGGACGCGAATGGAAAGGACGTCACGCCTGCTGATCGCCCAGACGTCACGCCGCTTCAGGCATTCCTAGTGAGTGAAGAGCGGCAGTCTGAGCTACTTGTGGACAGAGTTGACCTGTGGTCCGGCGCAGATTTCTGCTGACGATCGGACCGCTTGTTGGCGTTCTGCTTGCGGTCGGGGCCGTCGCCGCTCCCGCGAACGCATGCAGCCCGGCGGCCGGCTTTGTTGGGTGTAGGCCGGAGGTAAAGGGTGATGTCGGTGACGGTCAGGCAATCCTGGACGCACTTGTAGACCCACCAAAGCCTTCGCTCGATCCAGTTCCGGTCGGCACAGACGCTGGTGGGCCTGCCACAGACGCTGGTGAGGTGGTCGAAGAAGACCCCGGCCCGCGCGGCTCGACCGACGTGTGGTCGGGCGACAACTGGCAGCAACTCTGCGGCGCGAACTTCGATGGCGACTGTTCGCGACTGACCCAGCCTGCGCCTCCGTCGGCTCCACCAAAGCCGGGCGGTCCCGTCGTCATCACCCTGCGCGACATCGCCTCGTTCCGGCCGACTCCGCCGGCAACCGTGATGGAGCCGAAGGGTTGGGCGGTCGTCGGCCTTCCGGCGAACTTCGTCGCCGACGCCGAGGCGCAGGTCGTGTCGGGCACCCTGCTCGGTCGCACCGCCGAGGTGCGGTTCACTCCCGTCGGATACCGGTGGACGCACAGCGACGGCGCCGTCGTCGAGAGCGCGTCTCCGGGGGCGACGTGGTCGGAGCTCCGGACGAAGGAGTTCACCGAGACCGCCACGAGCCACGTCTACGCGTCGACCGGCGAGTACACCGCGACGCTCGAAGTCGTGCTCTCCGCCGAGTACCGCTTCGGCGGCTCGGGCTGGCAGTCGATCGCGGGCGTGCTCGCGGTGGCGGGCGATCCCGTGCCGGTGCTCGTCGGCGAGGTCGACACGGTGCTCACGAACGGCGACTGCCGGGCGAATCCGTCCGGCCCGGGCTGCTGACCCACGGTCCGGGCCGACCCTCGGTCCGGGCCCCGGCGCGAACGTCTTACAGGATGATCCGGTCGGTACCCCCGTATTCGACGGTACCGGCCGGCTCATCCTGTAAGTGCGGCGACAGCGTGGCCGAAGGCTCGCGAATCGCGCGCTCACCCCACCGCATCACCGCCACACGAACGGCGGATGCCCGCCGGGCACCCCGCCGATCGCGACCAGCCGGGCGAGCCGGACGGCGCCGTCCAGCGGCGACCCCGCCGGCGCGACGAGCGTCGCGTCGGGCGCGAGCCGCGCGAACTCGGCGTGGAACGCATCGTTGAACGTCTTCCCCGAAGCGAACACGCCGCCCACTCCGGCGGCGCGGCGGGGGAGTGCCGAGTCGAGCGCTGCCGCGAGCGTGCCGGCGACGAGGGCACCCGCCGACGACATGATGCGAACGGATGCAGCGTCGCCGAGTTCGGCGAGCCCCGAGACGTCCGCCGCGAACCCCGCGAGCACGGCACCGCGGTCGTCTCGGGTGTAGAGCTGGCCCGGCCAGGTCGGGGCGGGGCCGAAGCGCGACTCGGCGGCCGACAGCAGCGCCGCGGCATCCCGATCGAGGCCGTCGTGGGCCATGATCGCGGCCTTGAGGCCCTCGATGCCGATCCACGCGGCCGACCCGCGGTCGTCGTAGAGGTGTCCCCACCCACCGACCCGGCGCCAGACGCCGTGCAGGTCGGTGCCGAGTGCGATCGCACCGGTGCCGACCGCGACGACAGCGCCGGGTGCACCCCCGAGTGCGCCGAGGTGGGCCGTGACGGCGTCGATCGCGACGGCGACGGGGGCGCCGCCGGCTGCGTCCGAGAGTGCCGCGATCGACGCCGAAGGATTCGCGACGAGCGACGCGAGCCCGGTCGCCCCGATCGCGACGGCCGCGATCGACGTCGGTGCGGCCCGGTCGACCTCGGCCCGAGCCCGCCGGATGAGCTCCACCGCAACCGACAGCGCAGAACTCCCGCCGCCCGAGATCGAGACCTGCGGCCCGTCGAGGCGCACGCGCCCCTCGCCGAAGCCGCCCGAGAGCGGTTCGAGCGCGGCGCGGCTGCCGGTGCCGCCGATGTCGATGCCGAGCACGACTTCCAACTGTTCGGAAGTTTCTTGCAAAACTGGCGCCATTCCCGAATACTACTTCCAGAGTCACCACTGTTGCGGATGCCGGAAACCCTACGTCCACAGCATCACATCCGGGCCTGACAGCCCACACATCAGCCGGGCGCTCGACCGCGAACGCCCACGACCAGTTTCAACGAGGAGACCAACCGATGAACAAGCGCTTCCTCCCGATCGCCGCGCTCGGCCTGGCCGCCGCGCTCGGCCTGACCGCGTGTTCCAGCGGGTCGGGCGACGGCTCCGGCGACGGTGCCACCGATGCAGCAGGCCAGACCCTCAAGGTCTGGATCATGGAAGGCACGAACCCCGACTCCGAGGCCTACTTCGACGAGGTCTCCGACGCCTTCACCGAGCAGACCGGGGCGAAGCTCGACGTGGAGTTCGTGCAGTGGGCCGACGCCCACGACCGCTTCGTCACGTCGATCGCGGGCGGCACCACGCCCGATGTCGCAGAGACCGGCACCACGTGGACGGCCGAGTTCGCCGACGCCGGTGCCCTCGCCCCGATCGGCGACTACGTCGACGAGGCGGGCCTCGGCGACGACCTCGTCGAGGGCCTCGTCACGGCGGGCACCTACGACGACGAGCTCTACGGCATGCCCTGGTACGCCGGCGTGCGCTCGCTCGTCTACCGCTCCGACATCTTCGAGGAGCTCGGCATCGAGGCGCCGACCACGTGGGACGAGATCGTCGCCGCGGGCGACAAGATCAAGGCCGCGCACCCCGAGATGATGGCGTTCGCCGTGCCGGGCGATGCCGAGTTCGGCGTCTACCCCTGGGTCTGGGGTGCGGGCGGCGAGATCTCGACGCTCGAGGGCGACAAATGGGTCTCGGGCATGGCCAGCCCCGAGTCGCAGGAGGGCGTCGGCTTCTACACGGGCCTCGCGACCGAGCACGGCTTCTCGTCGGCCGGTGCGACGACGTGGAAGGAGACCGACGTGCTCGACAACTTCGCGCAGGGCAACGTCGCGATGGCCCTCATGGGCTCGTGGACGCCTGCCGCGATCGTCGAGAAGAACGCCGAGATGGAGGGCAAGTTCGCCGCCACCCCGATCCCCGGCAAGGACGGCGGCATCGCCCCGTCGGTGCTCGGCGGCTCGCACCTCTCGATGTTCGAGACGGCGAAGAACAAGGACCTCGCGTGGGCGTTCATCGAGCTCATGACCACGGGTGACTTCGCCAAGAAGTGGGGCGAGCAGTCGGGCTACTTCCCCGGCCAGAAGTCGCTCCTCGACGAGGCGATCGCTTCCGACGACCCGCTGGTGCAGCCGTTCGCGCAGCAGATGGTCGACGGCGGCGGCACGCCGCCGGTGACGCCGAAGTTCGGTGCGGTGCAGGCGAAGAAGACCACCAACACCGCCATGCAGGCGATCCTCTCCGGGCAGAAGACGGTCGAGCAGGCGCTCACCGACGCCGCCGCGGAGATGGACGAGATCATGAACGGCAACTGATTCCGTGTCGAACACCCTCCAGGTTCCGTCGGCCGTGCAGGGAGCTCCGGCTCCCCGCGCGGCCGGCGGTCCCGCCCGCAAGAGCCTCCTGACCCGGAGCCGCCCCTGGCTGCTGCTCGCGCCCGCTCTCGCGGTGCTCGCGGTGCTCATGCTGT
Coding sequences within it:
- a CDS encoding ABC transporter ATP-binding protein, producing the protein MLGRLLFRYLRPYWPLLLGVLAFQIVAAYANFQLPTLNAQIIDDGVAKGDTEVIWQSGAVMLAMSLLQIVTQLVATWFAAMAAMKLGRDIRDDVFERVSGFSEREVSTFGPGSLITRNTNDVQQVQMLAMMGSTFLVAAPIMAFYGIYKALSVDVGLSWIIAVAVPTLLIVAGLIIWRMVPLFRSYQQKLDGVNRIMREQLTGIRVVRAFVREDIEEARFREANTDIMVVGRKVGSLFVLMFPLVMLVLNVTLVGVIWFGAIEVDDGNTEIGVLFAFMQYVMLILMGVMMASFITIMIPRAAVSAERIGAVLDVKSTLERPANPVSTFPTPGTVEFRGTGFTYPGAEHPVLSGITVKAEPGETLAIVGSTGAGKTTLVSLLPRLFDTTEGAVLVNGVDVREADLDLLWKSIGLVPQRPFLFTGTVASNLRFGREDATDEELWHALEIAQGRDFVEEMEGQLEAKISQGGTNVSGGQRQRLAIARAIVHQPDILVFDDSFSALDLTTDARLRQALWRELPNVTKVVVAQRVSTITDADRIVVLDDGVAVGIGTHEQLLETCQTYREIVESQLGVEAAR
- a CDS encoding acyl-CoA dehydrogenase family protein, producing the protein MTLTHEVQNQVPPRTGVDEYAANAPLVEAVEIWGRDAAAGAARAPEASAPDLSAIGRLVGSEPFQRDAERANTHPPVLHTHDRWGRRIDEVEYDDAYHRVIGAAVAAGAHTGAAVEPGPGANVDRAAAFLLFAQVEPGHACPVSMTHAAVPTLELAASGLRDDWMPRLLSRAYDPALGGSGAPKASALMGMAMTEKQGGSDVRANTTRAERRPGGGLAPEWGAEYALTGHKWFCSAPMSDAFFVLAQAPHGLSCFFVPRVLPDGSRNVFRIQRLKDKLGNRSNASSEIELDGTTGWLVGDEGRGVATIVQMVTRTRLDCVIGTAAGMRQVVAEAAWHVRHRRAFGSLLVDQPAMAAVLADLAIESEAATWTAMRLARAFDSDADAAAQGFRRLATAVAKYQVCKRGAGHAAEALECLGGNGYTEAFPLARRYREQPLLAIWEGSGNVIALDVLRVLAREPEAFEAFFAEVGQAAGASRVFDDAFASSQELARSIAASLAADGGAGPGAGAGLAALRARELTERLALVLQASLLVRFAPEPVADVFVRTRLGGEGGMQYGVLPADVDLAALVARA
- a CDS encoding dihydrofolate reductase family protein, translating into MRRITVTNHVSLDGVMQAPASPEEDLRGHFPYGGWAVPDSDDVLASEMSAGMGEGGAMLFGRRTYETMAAFWPHQTDGNPFTTFLDAADKFVVSRNPNLDLPWQNSMLLAGNAADTVAELKQTDGDDLGILGSGDLVRSLAAAHLIDEYVLIMHPLVLGTGTRLFGRTYQRLELTRSVTTPKGVIVAYYRPI
- a CDS encoding N-acetylglucosamine kinase; its protein translation is MLGIDIGGTGSRAALEPLSGGFGEGRVRLDGPQVSISGGGSSALSVAVELIRRARAEVDRAAPTSIAAVAIGATGLASLVANPSASIAALSDAAGGAPVAVAIDAVTAHLGALGGAPGAVVAVGTGAIALGTDLHGVWRRVGGWGHLYDDRGSAAWIGIEGLKAAIMAHDGLDRDAAALLSAAESRFGPAPTWPGQLYTRDDRGAVLAGFAADVSGLAELGDAASVRIMSSAGALVAGTLAAALDSALPRRAAGVGGVFASGKTFNDAFHAEFARLAPDATLVAPAGSPLDGAVRLARLVAIGGVPGGHPPFVWR
- a CDS encoding sugar ABC transporter substrate-binding protein; the encoded protein is MNKRFLPIAALGLAAALGLTACSSGSGDGSGDGATDAAGQTLKVWIMEGTNPDSEAYFDEVSDAFTEQTGAKLDVEFVQWADAHDRFVTSIAGGTTPDVAETGTTWTAEFADAGALAPIGDYVDEAGLGDDLVEGLVTAGTYDDELYGMPWYAGVRSLVYRSDIFEELGIEAPTTWDEIVAAGDKIKAAHPEMMAFAVPGDAEFGVYPWVWGAGGEISTLEGDKWVSGMASPESQEGVGFYTGLATEHGFSSAGATTWKETDVLDNFAQGNVAMALMGSWTPAAIVEKNAEMEGKFAATPIPGKDGGIAPSVLGGSHLSMFETAKNKDLAWAFIELMTTGDFAKKWGEQSGYFPGQKSLLDEAIASDDPLVQPFAQQMVDGGGTPPVTPKFGAVQAKKTTNTAMQAILSGQKTVEQALTDAAAEMDEIMNGN